One Natrinema marinum genomic window carries:
- a CDS encoding acyl-CoA dehydrogenase family protein: MEFGLSEEQQQIRDEVRRFAENEIVPNAEEYDTEEKFPHEIVDKAAEMGLVGSSIPIEYGGAGYSTLESIIISEELFSHDPGIALSILACSFGTEAIREFGTEDQKERFLEPVAMGEKISGAAISEPDTGSDVSSVSTRAEKDGDEWVINGNKMWITNGTVGDFFVVLCKTDPDADSRYGGFSQIIVESDRDGFSSDKITGKLGIRASDTAELIFDDVRVPEENLVGDEDAAFLQQMQFFDATRAGVAAQGVGIAKGALEAALDYAQDREQFDQPISDFQAIQHKLADMATKTEAARNLTYKAAWNVDQGNDITMGASMAKEYASRVAVDVANEAVQIHGGAGYVNDFPVERFYRDSKITQIYEGTTEIQKNVIARELLDD; the protein is encoded by the coding sequence ATGGAATTCGGACTCAGCGAAGAACAGCAGCAGATCCGCGACGAAGTCCGCCGATTTGCCGAGAACGAGATCGTCCCCAACGCGGAGGAGTACGACACCGAAGAGAAGTTCCCCCACGAGATCGTCGACAAGGCCGCCGAGATGGGCCTGGTCGGCTCCTCGATCCCGATCGAGTACGGCGGTGCCGGCTACTCGACCCTCGAGTCGATCATCATCTCGGAGGAGCTGTTCTCCCACGACCCCGGGATCGCGCTCTCGATTCTGGCCTGTTCGTTCGGGACCGAGGCCATCCGCGAGTTCGGGACCGAAGACCAGAAGGAGCGCTTCTTAGAGCCCGTCGCGATGGGCGAGAAGATCTCCGGCGCTGCGATTTCCGAACCCGACACGGGCTCGGATGTCTCGTCGGTCTCGACTCGCGCCGAGAAAGACGGCGACGAGTGGGTGATCAACGGCAACAAGATGTGGATCACCAACGGCACCGTCGGCGACTTCTTCGTCGTCCTCTGTAAGACCGACCCCGACGCGGACAGCCGGTACGGCGGCTTCAGCCAGATCATCGTCGAATCCGACCGCGACGGGTTCTCTTCGGACAAGATCACGGGCAAGCTCGGCATCCGCGCCTCCGACACCGCCGAACTCATCTTCGACGACGTCCGCGTCCCCGAGGAGAACCTCGTCGGCGACGAGGACGCCGCCTTCCTCCAGCAGATGCAGTTCTTCGACGCCACCCGCGCCGGCGTCGCCGCACAGGGGGTTGGCATCGCGAAGGGCGCGCTCGAAGCCGCCCTCGACTACGCGCAGGACCGCGAACAGTTCGACCAGCCCATCTCGGACTTCCAGGCCATCCAGCACAAGCTCGCCGACATGGCGACCAAGACCGAGGCCGCGCGCAACCTGACCTACAAGGCCGCTTGGAACGTCGATCAGGGCAACGACATCACCATGGGCGCGTCGATGGCCAAGGAGTACGCCTCCCGCGTCGCCGTCGACGTCGCCAACGAGGCCGTCCAGATCCACGGCGGTGCCGGCTACGTCAACGACTTCCCCGTCGAGCGGTTCTACCGAGACTCGAAGATCACCCAGATCTACGAGGGCACCACCGAGATCCAGAAGAACGTCATCGCGCGGGAACTCCTAGACGACTAA
- a CDS encoding HalX domain-containing protein produces MTDGPEILVVDDEARLADLFAAWLQSEWNVETAYDGEEALEKMADSVEVVLLDRRMPGLSGDEVLEEIRDREHDSRVVMVTAVDPDFDIIEMGFDDYLVKPVSKDELVEMVDDVADRSDYESDIQEYYALVSKKALLESEKADRELADNEEYQELCEHVDDLEQRVDETVSGMSSHDDFVGAFQDLQSEH; encoded by the coding sequence ATGACTGACGGGCCCGAAATACTCGTCGTCGACGACGAAGCCCGACTCGCGGACCTGTTCGCCGCGTGGCTCCAGAGCGAGTGGAACGTCGAGACGGCATACGACGGAGAGGAAGCGCTCGAGAAGATGGCCGACTCCGTCGAGGTCGTCCTCCTGGACCGGCGAATGCCGGGGCTCTCCGGCGACGAAGTCCTCGAGGAGATCCGCGACCGGGAACACGATTCGCGGGTCGTCATGGTAACGGCGGTCGATCCCGACTTCGACATCATCGAGATGGGATTCGACGATTATCTCGTCAAGCCGGTCTCGAAGGACGAACTCGTCGAGATGGTCGACGATGTCGCCGACCGCTCGGACTACGAGTCGGATATTCAGGAGTACTACGCGCTCGTGTCGAAGAAGGCCCTGCTGGAGTCCGAGAAGGCCGACCGCGAACTCGCGGACAACGAAGAGTATCAGGAGCTCTGTGAACACGTCGACGACCTCGAGCAACGGGTCGACGAGACGGTTTCCGGCATGTCCTCCCACGACGACTTCGTCGGCGCGTTTCAGGACCTCCAATCGGAGCACTAA
- a CDS encoding heavy metal translocating P-type ATPase, which translates to MSDSTPPTPPDRDGESDTSRTLELRVPEMDCSSCAGKVTNSVERLEGIGELDARVASGRLVVEFDPARTSDGEIRDRVRAAGYEIAGEDADAELTVSVPGMDCASCATKVENALAGVDGVDEIETQPASGRVTVAVAEATDAETVTAAIEGAGYDATPVGGEGDPIDADPVWKSRRAVITAVGAVVVTTGMALEFVFAGSNPTLFSAVGRSYELSTLLFVLTAAVAGAPIFRNGYYSARTLSLDIDFLMSVGIVAAVAAHHPFEGATLAVLFSVAELLETYSMDRARDSLRELMDLSPETATVKREDGSEEEIPADDLAVGDTVVVRPGEKIPADGTIREGESAIDESPITGESVPADKAAGDEVFAGTIAESGYLEVAVEHAAGDSTIARIVRLVEDAERERTDREQFVDRFASVYTPIVVALAIAVAVGPPLLGGASWNTWFLRGLTLLVIACPCAFVISTPVSVVSGITSAARNGVLIKGGRYLEAVAESDVLAVDKTGTLTTGDLSVTDVIPLEGADETDVLRRASAVERRSEHPLGRAIVGFAEERGLEPDVPDVSDFEALTGKGVRAAVDGETHYVGKPDLFEGLADLEHAHATTDGGELLEAASTGGDSRPDCDRDGCLDVLRDVVPRLESEGKTVVVVGTEDGPLGVVAVADRVRPEAEWAVSRLQESGVRVVMLTGDNEGTARAIADRVGIDEFHAELLPDEKLEWIRRLDGEARSADDESDDAGSVAMLGDGINDAPALATADIGIAMGAAGTDTALETADVALMGDDLTRLPYLYRLSRTANGVIRQNIWASLAVKAVLAVGAPLGIVTVIHAVVVGDMGMSLGVTGNAMRLANIEPEAPAAFDGSDAEQ; encoded by the coding sequence ATGAGTGATTCGACACCACCGACGCCGCCCGATCGGGACGGAGAGTCCGACACGAGCCGAACCCTCGAGCTTCGCGTCCCCGAGATGGACTGTTCGTCTTGCGCCGGCAAGGTGACCAACAGCGTCGAGCGACTCGAGGGAATAGGGGAGTTGGACGCACGCGTGGCCAGCGGCCGCCTCGTCGTCGAGTTCGATCCGGCGCGGACGAGCGACGGGGAGATCCGTGACCGGGTCCGTGCGGCCGGCTACGAGATCGCAGGCGAGGACGCGGACGCCGAGCTAACGGTGTCGGTCCCGGGAATGGACTGTGCCTCGTGTGCGACCAAGGTCGAGAACGCCCTCGCGGGCGTCGACGGCGTCGACGAAATCGAGACTCAGCCCGCGTCGGGCCGCGTGACCGTGGCGGTGGCCGAAGCGACCGACGCCGAGACCGTCACCGCCGCGATCGAGGGAGCCGGCTACGACGCGACGCCGGTCGGCGGCGAGGGCGATCCGATCGACGCCGACCCCGTCTGGAAGAGCCGCCGAGCGGTCATCACGGCTGTCGGTGCCGTCGTCGTCACCACCGGGATGGCCCTCGAGTTCGTCTTCGCCGGGTCGAACCCGACCCTGTTCTCGGCCGTCGGCCGGAGCTACGAGCTCTCGACGCTGCTTTTCGTCCTCACCGCGGCCGTCGCAGGCGCGCCGATCTTCCGGAACGGCTACTACTCCGCGCGGACGCTGAGCCTCGACATCGACTTCCTGATGAGCGTCGGTATCGTCGCCGCGGTCGCCGCCCACCACCCCTTCGAGGGCGCGACCCTCGCGGTCCTGTTCAGCGTCGCCGAGTTACTCGAGACGTACTCGATGGACCGGGCGCGAGACTCCCTGCGGGAGCTAATGGATCTCTCACCGGAGACGGCGACCGTCAAGCGCGAGGACGGTTCCGAGGAGGAGATTCCGGCCGACGACCTCGCGGTCGGCGACACCGTCGTCGTCCGGCCGGGCGAGAAGATCCCCGCGGACGGGACGATTCGAGAGGGCGAGAGCGCGATCGATGAGTCGCCCATCACGGGCGAGAGCGTCCCCGCAGACAAGGCGGCGGGCGACGAGGTTTTCGCCGGCACCATCGCCGAGTCGGGCTACCTCGAGGTCGCGGTCGAGCACGCGGCCGGCGACTCGACGATCGCGCGGATCGTCCGGCTGGTCGAGGACGCCGAACGCGAGCGGACGGACCGCGAGCAGTTCGTCGATCGCTTCGCGAGCGTCTACACGCCGATCGTCGTCGCGCTCGCGATCGCGGTCGCCGTCGGGCCGCCGCTACTCGGCGGCGCATCGTGGAACACGTGGTTCCTCCGCGGGCTGACGCTGCTGGTCATCGCCTGTCCCTGCGCGTTCGTCATCTCGACGCCCGTCAGCGTCGTCTCCGGGATCACCAGCGCGGCGCGCAACGGCGTTCTCATCAAGGGCGGCCGGTACCTCGAGGCGGTCGCCGAGAGCGACGTGCTCGCGGTCGACAAGACCGGGACCCTCACCACCGGCGATCTGTCGGTGACCGACGTGATCCCGCTCGAGGGGGCCGACGAGACCGATGTCCTTCGGCGCGCGAGCGCGGTCGAACGCCGGAGCGAACACCCGCTCGGCCGCGCGATCGTCGGCTTCGCCGAAGAGCGGGGGCTCGAGCCCGACGTGCCGGACGTGTCCGACTTCGAGGCGCTGACCGGGAAGGGCGTCCGCGCCGCCGTCGACGGCGAGACGCACTACGTCGGCAAACCCGACCTCTTCGAGGGGCTGGCGGACTTAGAGCACGCCCACGCGACGACCGACGGCGGGGAACTGCTCGAGGCCGCGTCGACGGGCGGCGATTCGCGGCCGGATTGCGACCGCGACGGCTGTCTGGACGTGTTACGGGACGTCGTCCCGCGCCTCGAGAGCGAGGGTAAGACCGTCGTGGTCGTCGGCACGGAGGACGGCCCGCTTGGCGTCGTCGCCGTCGCCGACCGAGTGCGACCGGAAGCGGAGTGGGCCGTCTCGCGACTGCAGGAGTCGGGGGTCCGCGTCGTGATGCTCACCGGTGACAACGAGGGGACCGCCCGCGCGATCGCCGATCGGGTGGGAATCGACGAGTTCCACGCCGAGTTGTTGCCGGACGAGAAACTCGAGTGGATCCGGCGACTCGACGGCGAAGCGCGAAGCGCCGACGACGAGTCCGACGACGCGGGAAGCGTCGCCATGCTCGGTGACGGCATCAACGACGCGCCCGCGCTCGCGACGGCCGACATCGGCATCGCGATGGGCGCGGCGGGGACGGACACGGCCCTCGAGACGGCCGACGTGGCGCTGATGGGCGACGACCTCACTCGCCTGCCGTATCTCTACCGGCTCTCGCGGACGGCAAACGGCGTCATCCGGCAGAACATCTGGGCGAGCCTGGCGGTGAAGGCGGTCCTCGCCGTCGGCGCACCCCTCGGTATCGTGACGGTGATCCACGCGGTCGTCGTCGGCGACATGGGGATGAGCCTCGGCGTGACCGGCAACGCGATGCGACTCGCGAATATCGAGCCCGAGGCGCCCGCTGCGTTCGACGGCTCCGACGCCGAGCAGTAG
- a CDS encoding helix-turn-helix domain-containing protein, translated as MREFVFALEYDPGTNPVADVLEANPDTTVRSLSCHVTPESLWRVDHATGSEAGIEALEAAYREPAYCADCLVRDDCGADCETQILDRSSDELVVYTYWDRTDVCTSVPHLALEYIGEGLLFETYREGRRYRWRIVLGSDAPIHDFFDALGEEVGECTGMEMLRLTDLDPDRDRFESDDELPPEQRDALRAAVERGYYETPRRIDLSDLADVLEIPRSTLSYRLRRAEASLATAFVDGDSLEALAAGR; from the coding sequence ATGAGAGAGTTCGTCTTCGCCCTCGAGTACGATCCCGGAACGAACCCGGTCGCGGACGTGCTCGAGGCCAACCCGGACACGACGGTTCGATCGCTGTCGTGTCACGTCACTCCCGAGAGCCTCTGGCGGGTCGACCACGCGACCGGCTCCGAAGCGGGGATCGAGGCCCTCGAGGCGGCCTATCGCGAGCCGGCGTACTGCGCGGACTGCCTCGTTCGAGACGACTGCGGAGCCGACTGCGAGACTCAGATTCTCGACCGCTCGAGCGACGAACTCGTCGTCTACACCTACTGGGATCGCACCGACGTCTGCACGTCGGTTCCCCACCTCGCGCTCGAGTACATCGGCGAGGGACTGCTGTTCGAGACCTACCGCGAGGGACGGCGCTACCGCTGGCGGATTGTCCTCGGGAGCGACGCGCCGATTCACGACTTCTTCGACGCGCTCGGCGAGGAAGTCGGCGAGTGTACCGGAATGGAGATGCTCCGGCTGACGGACCTCGATCCGGACCGCGATCGATTCGAGTCGGACGACGAACTCCCGCCCGAACAGCGAGACGCGCTCCGCGCGGCGGTCGAGCGCGGCTACTACGAGACGCCGCGCCGGATCGACCTCTCCGACCTCGCCGACGTGCTCGAGATTCCGCGATCGACGCTCTCCTATCGGCTTCGACGGGCCGAAGCGAGCCTCGCGACGGCGTTCGTCGACGGCGACTCGCTCGAGGCGCTCGCGGCCGGTCGCTGA
- a CDS encoding 3-hydroxyacyl-CoA dehydrogenase/enoyl-CoA hydratase family protein: MDLEDINTITVLGAGNMGHGITEVAAMAGYDVVMRDIKDEFVQNGYEQIEWSLEKLAENDRLTDEEAEAALERVTPVVDMEAAVADADVVIEAVPEQMEIKKDVYGELEEYAPDRAVFATNTSSLSITELADVTERPERFCGMHFFNPPVRMQLVEVISGAETAEETLELIEGLAAELGKTPVRVRKDSPGFIVNRILVPLMNEACWLVGEGESTIAEVDSTTKYGLGLPMGSFELGDQVGNDVSYHVLEYMHEVLGEAYEPAPLLEETVENEELGKKTGKGFYDYEDGDGAQIPTDQQSELVEKRLLAIVANEAAKLIGGDVAPPESIDEAVKLGAGFPDGPVAMVDDYGLDRLHEALEAAYEETGHERYAPADYLAERAEDGGFYGDGEASDEIDFETVRIEYPGDMVGHIVLDRPHRMNTISDTLLEELSTAIETLEDDDDVRAILITGEGEQAFSAGADVQSMAGSGADPLEGQELSRLGQSTFGELEACDLPVVAGIDGFCLGGGMELATCADLRIASERSEFGQPELNLGLIPGWGGTQRLKHVVGEGRAKEIILTAERYDAATMADYGFVNEVVDSDDLADRALEQATDLAGGPPIAQTFTKRAMLAGRDDTESGLEYEASAFGHLMATDDLVEGITAFMEGEEPEFEGS; encoded by the coding sequence ATGGATCTCGAGGATATCAACACCATCACAGTTCTGGGTGCGGGAAACATGGGCCACGGTATCACGGAGGTCGCCGCGATGGCGGGCTACGACGTGGTCATGCGCGACATCAAAGACGAGTTCGTCCAGAACGGCTACGAGCAGATCGAGTGGTCGCTCGAGAAACTCGCCGAGAACGACCGGCTCACCGATGAGGAAGCCGAGGCGGCGCTCGAGCGCGTGACGCCGGTCGTCGACATGGAAGCGGCCGTCGCCGATGCCGACGTCGTCATCGAGGCCGTTCCCGAGCAGATGGAGATCAAGAAAGACGTCTACGGCGAACTCGAGGAGTACGCCCCCGACCGCGCGGTGTTCGCGACGAACACCTCGAGCCTCTCGATCACCGAACTGGCGGACGTGACCGAGCGCCCCGAGCGGTTCTGCGGGATGCACTTCTTCAACCCGCCGGTCCGGATGCAGCTGGTCGAAGTGATCTCGGGCGCTGAAACGGCCGAGGAGACGCTCGAGTTGATCGAGGGCCTCGCTGCGGAGCTCGGGAAGACGCCGGTTCGCGTCCGCAAGGACTCGCCGGGCTTCATCGTCAACCGCATCCTCGTGCCGCTGATGAACGAGGCCTGCTGGCTCGTCGGCGAGGGCGAGTCCACCATCGCCGAGGTCGATTCGACGACGAAGTACGGGCTCGGGCTACCGATGGGCAGCTTCGAACTCGGCGACCAGGTCGGTAACGACGTGAGCTATCACGTCCTCGAGTACATGCACGAGGTGCTGGGCGAGGCCTACGAGCCGGCGCCGCTGCTCGAGGAGACGGTCGAGAACGAGGAACTCGGCAAGAAGACTGGCAAAGGCTTCTACGACTACGAGGACGGCGACGGGGCACAGATCCCGACCGATCAGCAGTCCGAACTCGTCGAGAAGCGACTGCTCGCGATCGTCGCGAACGAGGCCGCGAAGCTGATCGGCGGCGACGTCGCGCCGCCCGAATCGATCGACGAGGCGGTGAAGCTAGGCGCCGGCTTCCCCGACGGCCCGGTCGCGATGGTCGACGACTACGGGCTCGATCGGCTCCACGAGGCCCTCGAGGCGGCCTACGAGGAGACCGGCCACGAGCGGTACGCGCCCGCGGATTACCTCGCGGAGCGCGCCGAGGACGGCGGATTCTACGGGGACGGTGAAGCGTCCGACGAGATCGACTTCGAAACGGTACGGATCGAGTACCCCGGCGATATGGTCGGGCACATCGTTCTCGATCGGCCCCACCGGATGAACACCATCAGCGACACGCTCCTCGAGGAGCTCTCGACCGCGATCGAGACCCTCGAGGACGACGATGACGTGCGCGCGATTCTCATTACGGGCGAGGGTGAGCAGGCGTTCTCCGCGGGTGCGGACGTCCAGAGCATGGCCGGCAGCGGTGCTGACCCACTCGAGGGGCAGGAACTGTCGCGGCTGGGCCAGTCGACGTTCGGCGAACTCGAGGCCTGCGACCTGCCCGTCGTCGCCGGGATCGACGGCTTCTGTCTCGGTGGCGGGATGGAGCTTGCGACCTGTGCCGACTTGCGGATCGCCAGCGAGCGCTCGGAGTTCGGCCAGCCGGAATTGAATCTCGGGCTCATTCCCGGCTGGGGCGGCACGCAGCGACTCAAGCACGTCGTCGGCGAGGGCCGCGCGAAGGAGATCATCCTCACCGCAGAGCGCTACGACGCGGCGACGATGGCCGACTACGGCTTCGTCAACGAGGTCGTCGACAGCGACGACCTCGCCGATCGCGCGCTCGAGCAAGCGACCGACCTCGCCGGCGGGCCGCCGATCGCACAGACGTTCACCAAGCGCGCGATGCTCGCGGGGCGCGACGACACGGAGTCCGGCCTCGAGTACGAGGCCTCCGCGTTCGGCCACCTGATGGCGACCGACGACCTCGTGGAAGGTATCACGGCGTTCATGGAGGGCGAGGAGCCGGAGTTCGAAGGGAGCTAG
- a CDS encoding CPBP family glutamic-type intramembrane protease, with protein sequence MDSHADSQRATGTTPSVTIRRFGVLFAVGLLGIVALAVTTPAQLEAVPDAPAVPTAVLVVAVIVQSSVLLAIAVLIGCYAAPRLGLRSHLLERVSEGTPIGPNLRADLPTALGLGAVAGLVIVLAEAVFAPAIPADAGATEATVGAVLSSLPVRFLYGGLTEELLLRWGFLSLVAFALWKTVGRGTDRPSDRLLATAVVVAAVVFGLGHLPAASTTYGGLTPAVVAWIIAGNTIGGLAYGWLFWRRSLEAAMIGHMATHVIFVALSLVIVVA encoded by the coding sequence ATGGACTCTCACGCTGACAGTCAGCGAGCGACCGGGACCACGCCGAGTGTTACGATCCGTCGATTCGGCGTCCTGTTCGCGGTCGGTCTGTTGGGAATCGTCGCGCTCGCGGTCACGACGCCTGCGCAACTCGAGGCGGTCCCCGACGCGCCGGCCGTTCCCACGGCGGTCCTCGTCGTCGCGGTGATCGTCCAGTCCTCGGTCCTCCTCGCGATTGCGGTGTTGATCGGCTGTTATGCCGCACCGCGACTCGGGCTTCGCTCGCACCTGCTCGAGCGCGTCTCCGAGGGAACGCCCATCGGCCCGAACCTCCGCGCCGATCTCCCGACCGCGCTCGGCCTCGGGGCCGTCGCCGGACTGGTGATCGTCCTCGCGGAGGCCGTCTTCGCCCCCGCGATCCCGGCCGATGCGGGGGCCACCGAGGCGACCGTCGGCGCGGTGCTCTCGAGTTTGCCGGTCCGATTCCTCTACGGCGGGCTGACCGAGGAACTGCTCCTGCGCTGGGGGTTCCTGTCACTGGTCGCGTTCGCCCTCTGGAAGACGGTCGGCCGTGGGACGGATCGCCCGTCCGACCGGCTGCTGGCGACGGCGGTCGTCGTCGCGGCGGTCGTCTTCGGCCTCGGCCACCTTCCCGCGGCGTCGACCACCTACGGCGGGCTCACTCCGGCCGTCGTCGCGTGGATTATCGCCGGCAACACGATCGGTGGTCTGGCGTACGGCTGGCTGTTCTGGCGACGGAGCCTCGAGGCGGCCATGATCGGTCACATGGCCACGCACGTGATCTTCGTCGCGCTGTCGCTGGTGATCGTCGTCGCTTGA